The proteins below come from a single Acaryochloris sp. CCMEE 5410 genomic window:
- a CDS encoding CAP domain-containing protein encodes MAKSSLSRVSLTALEQDEVGNKGQRTQLGAQKSLSWWLVGCIALPIKLPFPVPFECKTPRQTPTIRRQPRRRKSVPRPAPEPVLEAPEPIPSQKTRRDSTAVTQSNLSQLIYAEVNDIRQSYGLQPLQWNAEVANVARSHSQNMAANNFFSHADPQGNTALERLLNAGVRFNLVAENLALNENAPDPVAQAIMGWWDSPGHRQNMLRADVTETGVGVIRQGKEYFFTQVFIRQP; translated from the coding sequence ATGGCTAAGTCCAGCTTATCTCGGGTGTCGTTGACGGCGTTGGAACAGGATGAGGTTGGGAACAAGGGACAACGCACCCAGCTGGGTGCCCAAAAGTCATTGTCTTGGTGGTTGGTGGGGTGTATCGCTCTCCCCATCAAATTGCCATTTCCAGTACCTTTTGAATGTAAAACGCCCCGACAAACACCGACTATTCGTCGACAGCCCCGACGGCGAAAATCAGTCCCTCGTCCTGCCCCAGAGCCCGTCTTAGAGGCGCCTGAGCCGATTCCTTCTCAGAAAACGAGGCGCGATTCAACAGCCGTTACTCAAAGCAATTTATCCCAGCTGATTTATGCAGAAGTGAATGATATTCGCCAGTCCTATGGTCTACAGCCCCTCCAGTGGAATGCAGAGGTTGCCAACGTGGCTCGCAGCCATAGCCAGAATATGGCTGCCAATAATTTCTTTAGCCATGCTGACCCCCAAGGTAATACGGCATTGGAACGCTTATTGAATGCCGGTGTTCGGTTCAATCTGGTGGCCGAAAATTTGGCTTTGAATGAAAATGCGCCAGATCCAGTGGCCCAGGCCATTATGGGCTGGTGGGATAGCCCTGGACATCGACAGAATATGCTACGGGCGGACGTAACAGAAACGGGGGTAGGCGTCATCCGCCAGGGGAAGGAATATTTCTTTACACAGGTCTTTATTCGCCAACCTTAA
- the speA gene encoding biosynthetic arginine decarboxylase has protein sequence MRERPLTSDPNPEQADAAWSIEESEKLYRIRGWGEPYFSVNAAGHVTVSPKADRGGSLDLYELVQSLQQRDIHAPLLIRFSDILADRIERLNACFAKAIARYSYPGRYRGVFPVKCNQQRHLVEDLVRFGQPHQFGLEAGSKPELLIAIASLKTSGALLICNGYKDLEYVETAMLAQRLGHQAIIVIEQLEEVELVIEASRRLQIQPILGVRAKLSAKGIGRWGTSAGDRAKFGLNIPEVVAAVEHLRAANLLNSLQLLHFHIGSQISAISVIKDALREASQIYVELARLGANMKFLDVGGGLGVDYDGSKSNSAASKNYNMQNYANDVVAEVKEACAEADITVPTLVSESGRAIASHQSVLIMNVLGSSDTLNLTPEPAQADEHLIIRNLWETYQTIDAENYQEAYHDALQFKEEAVSLFGFGYLSLEGRARVERLCGACCQKILAIARQDDDVAVDLEDLERRMASLYYTNLSVFQSAPDTWAIDQLFPIMPIHRLEEEPTQRGTLVDLTCDSDGKIDQFIYSRDTKPILELHTLKPDDPYYLGMFLNGAYQEVMGNLHNLFGDTNVVHIDLTPMGYHIAHVVKGDTITEVLEYVQYDADDLIEEIRKQSEVALQEQHITLPEAQLLLKNYERSLRSYTYLKS, from the coding sequence ATGCGAGAACGGCCGCTGACATCAGACCCAAACCCTGAACAGGCAGATGCGGCATGGTCGATTGAGGAAAGTGAAAAGCTCTACCGTATTCGGGGCTGGGGAGAACCCTATTTTTCCGTTAATGCAGCGGGCCATGTAACCGTATCGCCCAAGGCTGATCGAGGGGGCTCTTTAGACCTCTATGAGCTGGTCCAGTCCCTGCAGCAGCGAGATATCCATGCCCCTTTGCTGATCCGGTTTTCAGACATTTTAGCGGATCGGATTGAGCGGTTAAATGCCTGTTTCGCCAAAGCGATCGCACGCTACAGCTATCCCGGTCGCTACCGAGGCGTTTTTCCCGTTAAGTGTAATCAGCAACGTCATTTAGTCGAAGACTTGGTCCGTTTTGGCCAACCTCACCAGTTTGGATTAGAGGCAGGTTCTAAACCGGAATTACTGATTGCCATTGCCTCCCTCAAAACCTCCGGGGCGCTGCTGATCTGCAATGGCTATAAGGACTTGGAGTATGTCGAAACCGCTATGCTAGCCCAGCGTTTGGGCCATCAGGCGATTATTGTGATTGAACAACTCGAAGAAGTGGAGCTGGTAATCGAAGCCAGTCGTCGGCTCCAGATTCAGCCGATTTTGGGTGTTCGAGCCAAGCTCAGCGCCAAAGGAATTGGTCGATGGGGGACGAGTGCAGGGGACCGCGCTAAATTTGGCCTCAACATTCCAGAAGTAGTGGCCGCCGTTGAGCATCTGCGGGCCGCGAATCTACTGAACTCTTTGCAACTGCTTCATTTTCATATCGGCTCTCAAATCTCAGCCATTAGCGTCATCAAAGATGCCCTGCGAGAAGCCAGTCAAATCTATGTAGAGCTGGCCCGGTTAGGGGCCAATATGAAGTTCTTAGATGTGGGAGGTGGCTTGGGGGTTGATTACGACGGGTCTAAAAGTAACTCGGCAGCGTCCAAAAACTACAATATGCAGAATTACGCTAATGATGTGGTGGCTGAGGTGAAGGAAGCCTGCGCGGAAGCAGATATCACTGTGCCTACCCTAGTGAGTGAAAGTGGCCGGGCGATTGCCTCTCACCAGTCTGTCCTGATTATGAATGTACTGGGCAGTAGCGACACCCTCAACCTCACCCCAGAACCTGCCCAAGCCGACGAACATCTGATTATTCGGAATCTATGGGAAACCTATCAAACCATCGATGCCGAGAATTATCAGGAAGCCTATCATGATGCGTTGCAGTTCAAGGAAGAAGCCGTTAGTCTGTTTGGGTTTGGCTATCTGAGCCTGGAAGGGCGGGCCAGGGTCGAGCGACTCTGTGGAGCCTGTTGTCAGAAAATACTTGCGATCGCACGACAAGACGATGATGTGGCTGTCGACTTAGAAGATCTTGAACGCCGAATGGCGTCGCTTTATTACACGAATCTGTCGGTGTTTCAATCGGCCCCTGATACCTGGGCCATTGATCAGCTGTTCCCGATTATGCCGATTCACCGCTTAGAAGAAGAACCCACCCAACGAGGAACACTTGTCGATCTCACCTGCGATAGTGATGGCAAAATTGATCAATTTATCTATTCCCGCGACACTAAACCCATTCTGGAGCTACATACCTTAAAGCCCGATGACCCCTATTACTTAGGGATGTTTCTGAATGGTGCCTATCAAGAAGTCATGGGTAATCTGCATAATTTGTTTGGCGATACCAATGTCGTCCATATTGATTTGACGCCGATGGGGTATCACATTGCCCATGTGGTTAAGGGAGACACAATTACCGAGGTGCTGGAATATGTCCAATATGATGCCGACGATCTGATTGAAGAAATTCGCAAACAGTCTGAGGTGGCATTGCAAGAACAGCACATCACATTACCAGAAGCTCAGCTACTCCTCAAAAATTATGAGCGTAGCCTCAGAAGCTATACCTATCTCAAATCATAA
- the gltB gene encoding glutamate synthase large subunit, which yields MTHTMNALNSSSASIFPGQPWLIEERDACGVGFIASPQANHDLIQQALTGLTCLEHRGGCSADRDSGDGAGILTAIPWQLFQQWWSTQDQSLPGVEQVGVGMVFLPTDAEALAHCKQIVEEVAIAAQFQVLGWRPVPIKPDLLGEQARANQPGFEQVFLASPNLRGDELERQLYLVRKQIEKAVSETGADWAPEFYFCSLSHRTIIYKGMVRSEILGAFYEDLQNPDYLSSFAIYHRRFSTNTLPKWPLAQPMRFLGHNGEINTLLGNIKWMAARQSALSHPHWQDRFEELRPLVNPNASDSANLDKTLELLVQSGRSPQEALMMLVPEAYRNQPALADHPEIVDFYEYYSGLQEAWDGPALLAFSDGKVVGAALDRNGLRPARYCTTQDGTVYVSSEAGAIPIPEAEIVTKGRLGPGHMIAVDLATHQVQTNWEIKAQIAAEHPYGDWLRSHRQPLAEQPFPGAPQSEPQTCFQQQVAYGFSLEDVEMVVQAMAKDGKEPTFCMGDDIPLSILSSRPHVLYDYFKQRFAQVTNPAIDPLREKLVMSLVTLLGRRRNFLDHDPEAARLIKLNSPVINETELGAIRTSGFGVKTLSTLFPLSNGPEGLATAVQSLCEQATAAVQSGQQILVISDRHTPTGETTWLNADYSYIPPLLAVGAIHQHLVKQEIRLQASLVVETAQCWSTHHFACLIGFGAAAICPYLALESVRHWWSDERTQKLMTRGKIPAMTIGGAQSNYRKAVEAGLLKILSKMGISLISSYQGAQIFEGIGIGPELLELGFAGTTSRVGGLTIAELAQETMAFHQKAFPELDLKKLENFGFIQFRPGGEYHMNNPDMSKALHKAVADKDYDHYQVYKQQLLSRPVTALRDLLDFKSDRTAIPLTEVESVEAIVKRFCTGGMSLGALSREAHEVLAIAMNRMGAKSNSGEGGEDTVRFKVLSDVDANGKSAVLPHLQGLRNGDTASSGIKQVASGRFGVTPEYLMNAQQIEIKLAQGAKPGEGGQLPGKKVSPYIAMLRRSKPGVTLISPPPHHDIYSIEDLAQLIFDLHQINPQAKVSVKLVAEIGIGTIAAGVAKANADVIQISGHDGGTGASPLSSIKHAGSPWELGLTEVHRALMVNQLRDRVILRADGGLKTGWDVLMAALMGAEEYGFGSIAMIAEGCIMARICHTNNCPVGVATQQEKLRQRFTGIPEHVVNFFYFIAEEVRSLLAHLGYHSLNEVIGRADLLQVREDAQLTKTSQLNLDCLTQLPDTRTDRSWLDHGPVHTNGPVLDDQLLQDADIQRAIQNQTTVAKTVKVVNTDRSVGARIAGAIAKQYGNTGFTGQLNLTFEGSAGQSFGAFTLPHMTLNLVGEANDYVGKGMHGGEITIKPSPEATYAAADNVIIGNTCLYGATGGTLYANGKAGERFAVRNSQGQAVIEGSGDHCCEYMTGGVVVVLGETGRNVGAGMTGGLAYFLDEEGSFPTKVNPEIVQIQRVNTEAGAQQLKALIQTHVDHTGSPKGQDILDRWSEYLPQFWQVVPPSEAERSEVSEGVTEKMLTSA from the coding sequence ATGACTCACACCATGAATGCGCTTAATTCCTCCTCCGCTTCCATTTTTCCTGGGCAGCCTTGGCTCATAGAGGAACGGGATGCCTGTGGTGTTGGGTTTATTGCCAGTCCCCAAGCCAATCACGATCTGATTCAGCAAGCCTTAACCGGGTTGACCTGTCTGGAGCATCGGGGTGGATGTAGTGCCGACCGAGATTCGGGGGATGGAGCCGGAATTCTGACGGCCATTCCCTGGCAGCTCTTTCAACAGTGGTGGTCTACCCAAGATCAGTCCCTACCAGGTGTAGAGCAGGTAGGGGTGGGAATGGTGTTTTTGCCCACCGATGCTGAGGCATTGGCCCACTGTAAGCAAATTGTGGAAGAAGTTGCGATCGCAGCCCAATTCCAAGTCCTAGGATGGCGACCTGTACCCATCAAACCTGATCTGCTAGGAGAGCAAGCCCGCGCTAACCAGCCTGGCTTTGAGCAGGTGTTTCTGGCCTCGCCCAACCTAAGAGGCGATGAACTCGAACGTCAGCTTTATTTAGTCCGTAAGCAGATCGAAAAAGCCGTGTCTGAGACAGGAGCAGACTGGGCACCCGAGTTTTACTTCTGTTCCCTATCCCATCGCACCATTATTTATAAAGGCATGGTGCGCTCAGAAATCTTGGGAGCCTTTTATGAGGATTTGCAAAACCCTGACTATCTGAGTTCCTTCGCCATTTACCATCGTCGATTTAGTACCAATACCTTACCCAAATGGCCCCTGGCCCAACCCATGCGCTTCTTGGGCCATAACGGCGAGATCAATACGTTACTTGGCAATATCAAATGGATGGCGGCACGGCAGTCGGCCCTGAGTCACCCCCATTGGCAAGACCGTTTTGAAGAGCTGCGTCCCCTGGTCAATCCGAATGCCAGCGATTCAGCCAATTTAGATAAAACTCTAGAGCTGTTAGTGCAGTCCGGGCGCAGCCCCCAAGAAGCGCTGATGATGCTGGTGCCGGAAGCCTACCGTAATCAGCCTGCCCTGGCAGATCACCCCGAAATCGTTGATTTCTATGAGTACTACAGCGGCCTTCAGGAGGCCTGGGATGGTCCAGCTTTGTTGGCTTTTAGCGATGGCAAAGTTGTAGGAGCGGCATTGGATCGCAACGGACTACGACCTGCCCGCTATTGCACCACTCAGGATGGCACTGTCTATGTCTCCTCAGAAGCGGGAGCCATTCCCATCCCCGAAGCCGAGATTGTTACCAAAGGGCGCTTAGGACCAGGACATATGATTGCGGTGGATTTAGCCACCCATCAAGTGCAGACCAACTGGGAGATTAAGGCTCAAATCGCTGCCGAACATCCCTATGGAGACTGGTTGCGATCGCATCGTCAACCCCTGGCGGAACAGCCCTTCCCTGGCGCCCCCCAGTCTGAACCCCAAACCTGCTTTCAGCAGCAGGTGGCCTATGGCTTTTCCCTAGAGGATGTGGAAATGGTGGTGCAGGCCATGGCTAAGGATGGCAAAGAACCCACCTTTTGTATGGGAGATGATATTCCCCTGTCGATTTTGTCGTCTCGGCCCCATGTGCTCTACGACTACTTTAAGCAGCGCTTTGCCCAGGTTACCAATCCCGCCATTGACCCCTTACGGGAAAAGCTGGTGATGTCCCTGGTAACGTTGTTGGGCCGTCGCCGCAATTTTCTGGATCATGATCCAGAAGCCGCTCGTTTGATTAAGCTCAACTCTCCGGTGATTAATGAAACGGAGCTGGGGGCGATTCGGACCTCTGGGTTTGGGGTGAAAACCCTCTCCACCTTATTTCCCCTCAGCAATGGTCCTGAGGGCTTAGCGACTGCCGTGCAGTCACTCTGTGAACAGGCCACCGCCGCCGTTCAATCGGGGCAGCAGATATTAGTGATTAGCGATCGCCATACGCCCACGGGAGAGACTACCTGGCTCAATGCCGACTATAGCTATATCCCACCTTTGCTAGCCGTGGGGGCAATTCACCAGCATTTAGTCAAACAAGAAATTCGCCTGCAGGCTTCCCTGGTTGTGGAAACGGCTCAATGCTGGAGTACCCATCACTTTGCCTGTCTAATTGGATTTGGGGCAGCGGCCATTTGTCCCTACTTGGCCCTAGAATCCGTACGCCACTGGTGGTCTGATGAACGCACCCAAAAGCTAATGACGCGGGGCAAAATTCCGGCCATGACCATTGGTGGTGCCCAAAGTAACTATCGCAAAGCCGTGGAAGCAGGCTTACTGAAGATTCTCTCTAAGATGGGGATTTCGCTTATTTCCAGCTATCAGGGGGCGCAGATTTTTGAAGGAATTGGCATTGGCCCGGAACTGCTAGAGCTAGGATTTGCTGGTACCACCTCTCGGGTGGGCGGACTGACCATTGCTGAACTGGCTCAAGAAACCATGGCCTTCCATCAGAAAGCCTTCCCTGAGCTGGATCTGAAAAAGCTAGAAAACTTTGGCTTTATCCAGTTTCGTCCGGGGGGTGAATACCATATGAACAACCCGGATATGTCCAAGGCCCTGCATAAAGCCGTGGCTGATAAGGACTATGACCATTATCAGGTTTATAAGCAGCAGCTCCTTAGTCGGCCCGTGACGGCCCTAAGGGATTTACTGGATTTTAAGAGCGATCGCACCGCGATACCTCTCACGGAAGTGGAGTCGGTGGAAGCCATCGTCAAGCGCTTCTGCACCGGCGGCATGTCTTTAGGGGCCTTGTCTCGGGAAGCCCATGAAGTGTTGGCGATTGCCATGAACCGTATGGGTGCCAAGTCTAACTCCGGTGAAGGTGGCGAGGATACAGTCCGGTTTAAGGTGCTCTCCGATGTGGATGCCAATGGCAAGTCAGCTGTGCTGCCCCATTTACAGGGACTTCGCAATGGCGATACGGCCAGTTCTGGGATTAAGCAAGTGGCATCAGGGCGGTTCGGGGTCACGCCGGAATATTTAATGAATGCACAGCAAATTGAAATTAAGCTGGCTCAAGGCGCAAAACCCGGTGAAGGGGGTCAGTTGCCAGGGAAAAAAGTTAGTCCCTATATTGCCATGCTGCGCCGCTCCAAGCCTGGAGTTACCCTGATTTCACCCCCACCCCACCACGATATTTACTCCATTGAAGATCTGGCCCAGCTAATTTTTGATCTGCATCAGATCAATCCCCAAGCCAAAGTTTCTGTCAAACTCGTGGCAGAGATTGGTATTGGCACGATCGCGGCTGGGGTGGCGAAAGCCAATGCTGATGTGATTCAAATTTCCGGTCATGATGGGGGTACCGGAGCCTCCCCCTTGAGTTCGATTAAACATGCAGGCAGTCCCTGGGAATTGGGGCTAACGGAAGTGCATCGGGCTTTGATGGTGAATCAACTGCGCGATCGCGTTATTCTTCGGGCCGATGGGGGTCTTAAAACCGGATGGGACGTGCTGATGGCGGCCCTGATGGGAGCAGAGGAATACGGCTTTGGCTCCATTGCCATGATTGCTGAAGGCTGTATTATGGCCCGCATTTGCCATACCAATAACTGTCCCGTAGGGGTTGCCACCCAGCAAGAAAAGCTGCGCCAGCGATTTACGGGTATCCCCGAGCATGTGGTTAACTTTTTCTACTTTATTGCCGAAGAAGTGCGCTCTCTGCTGGCTCACCTGGGATATCACTCCCTCAATGAAGTGATTGGTCGAGCCGATCTGTTGCAGGTGCGAGAGGATGCTCAACTCACCAAAACCTCGCAGCTCAACCTCGATTGCCTCACCCAACTCCCCGATACCCGCACCGATCGCAGTTGGCTAGATCATGGTCCGGTTCATACCAATGGTCCCGTCTTAGATGATCAGTTGCTGCAGGATGCTGACATTCAACGGGCGATTCAAAATCAAACGACTGTGGCTAAAACCGTAAAAGTTGTGAATACGGATCGGAGTGTGGGGGCGCGGATTGCGGGGGCGATCGCAAAACAGTACGGCAATACCGGATTTACCGGCCAGCTCAATCTCACCTTTGAAGGCAGTGCGGGCCAAAGTTTTGGGGCCTTTACCTTACCCCACATGACCCTCAACCTAGTGGGAGAAGCCAATGACTATGTGGGTAAGGGCATGCATGGCGGTGAAATCACTATCAAACCCTCACCAGAAGCCACCTATGCTGCTGCAGACAATGTGATTATCGGTAACACCTGTCTCTATGGTGCGACGGGTGGCACCCTCTATGCCAACGGTAAAGCGGGAGAACGATTTGCCGTGCGCAATTCCCAAGGCCAAGCCGTGATTGAAGGCTCCGGCGATCACTGCTGTGAATATATGACGGGCGGTGTCGTGGTTGTTCTTGGGGAAACAGGCCGTAATGTGGGTGCGGGTATGACGGGTGGACTGGCCTACTTCTTGGATGAAGAGGGCAGTTTCCCCACTAAGGTCAACCCAGAGATTGTTCAAATTCAGCGAGTTAATACGGAAGCAGGTGCCCAACAGTTAAAGGCTCTCATCCAAACCCATGTAGACCATACGGGTAGCCCCAAAGGTCAAGACATCTTAGATCGCTGGTCTGAATATCTGCCGCAGTTCTGGCAGGTGGTACCTCCTTCAGAGGCAGAGCGATCAGAAGTCAGCGAAGGGGTGACGGAAAAGATGTTGACGTCTGCCTAA
- the psaC gene encoding photosystem I iron-sulfur center protein PsaC: MSHTVKIYDTCIGCTQCVRACPTDVLEMVPWDGCKAGQIASSPRTEDCVGCKRCETACPTDFLSIRVYLGAETTRSMGLAY; the protein is encoded by the coding sequence ATGTCTCACACAGTCAAAATTTATGACACTTGCATCGGATGCACCCAATGTGTCCGTGCCTGCCCAACCGATGTTCTCGAAATGGTTCCTTGGGATGGATGTAAGGCGGGTCAAATTGCCTCATCTCCCCGCACAGAAGACTGTGTGGGCTGTAAGCGTTGCGAAACAGCTTGCCCCACCGACTTCCTGAGCATTCGGGTTTATTTAGGTGCAGAAACAACGCGCAGCATGGGCTTGGCTTACTAA
- a CDS encoding NAD(P)-binding domain-containing protein — MKDVLAYIEMKKKTFEKLPFFNFLQNKEVDPRTRLSFAPCAAPFVMSFGELNKSVLREEPTDDEIQLMINKHTYADDHHWVWFLRDLKKLGFDKSMRFSEVLRFVWGKETVQTRALCRKLIECSAQTTSLEKLIIIEAIEATAQVSSSFIASVGSELQEQTGQSYLYFGDSHLEAEESHSLETDSSELKEALFSEHLPSSYNLSNCYALVDKVFDVFTDFTHELMSYIDKNMFESFSENEHEYLIIGAGPAGLQMGYFLERAGRDYKILEAGNNPGTFFQKYPRHKKLISINKRFTGYTDPEINLRWDWNSLLSDSEDMLFKFYSKDYFPSSTDYVKYLGDFAKYFNLNIEYNCKVSKVSKNKTFTVYDQNGNCYKSKRLIIASGTAIPYVPNIPGIEYAENYTDISIDADDFANQRVLIIGKGNSGFETADNLVSTTSLLHIASPNPISMAWKTKYVGHLRAVNNNLLDTYQLKSQNVLIDADIENIEYVQGEYIVHFDYSHADGEKETLVYDRVIVCTGFKFDDSIFDDSCKPELTINQRFPNQTSEWESTNVPDLYFAGVLMHMRDFKKKQSGFIHGFRYNIRALHNILEKKYYSQSLPHQLISTDAGKFTDLILNRVNSSSGLWQQTGYLCDVIVVSNDGSSANYYQDIPVDYVTEKSLSRNNHYYTITLEFGLDIINASPDPFAVDRIHKDDLARAELSSGIHPIIRRYCQGALIAEHHVIEDIASEWKEEVHIQPLSQFLTEQLAHSQGIGARLLEAGLLTSEQLEVALAEQELQATARLGEVIQKRGWVKERTIQFLLNQVNKTLVDNPELSTCAQLGANLVEAGLATSTQVDQALLEQQTSNKRLGEILVNHGWVTPQTIEYMMKHLAKPTTATQPEVAVLN; from the coding sequence ATGAAGGATGTTCTTGCTTACATTGAAATGAAGAAGAAAACATTTGAAAAATTACCGTTCTTTAATTTTCTTCAAAATAAAGAAGTTGACCCAAGAACACGCCTTTCATTTGCACCTTGTGCAGCTCCTTTTGTTATGAGTTTTGGTGAGCTGAATAAAAGTGTATTGAGAGAAGAACCAACTGATGACGAGATACAGTTAATGATCAATAAGCATACCTATGCTGATGATCATCACTGGGTTTGGTTTCTTCGAGATCTCAAGAAGTTAGGTTTTGACAAATCTATGCGTTTTTCAGAGGTGCTACGTTTTGTATGGGGAAAAGAAACAGTACAAACTAGAGCCTTATGCAGAAAATTGATAGAGTGCTCTGCCCAAACTACTTCTCTTGAGAAGCTCATCATTATTGAAGCGATTGAAGCTACAGCACAGGTTTCATCATCTTTTATTGCATCTGTAGGTAGCGAGCTTCAAGAACAGACGGGGCAATCCTACTTATATTTTGGAGATTCACATTTAGAAGCTGAGGAAAGCCATTCACTTGAAACAGATTCTTCAGAGCTTAAGGAAGCGTTATTCTCTGAACATCTTCCTAGCTCTTATAACTTATCTAACTGTTACGCTTTAGTAGATAAAGTTTTTGATGTATTTACCGATTTTACTCATGAGTTAATGTCGTATATAGATAAAAATATGTTTGAATCCTTCTCTGAGAATGAGCATGAGTATCTAATCATTGGGGCCGGCCCCGCAGGTCTTCAAATGGGATATTTCTTAGAGAGAGCAGGAAGAGATTACAAAATACTAGAGGCTGGGAATAACCCAGGAACTTTTTTCCAAAAGTATCCTAGACATAAAAAACTCATATCAATAAATAAAAGATTTACTGGCTATACCGATCCTGAAATCAATTTAAGATGGGATTGGAACTCACTTCTAAGTGATAGCGAGGATATGTTATTTAAGTTTTATAGCAAGGACTATTTCCCAAGTTCAACTGATTACGTAAAATATCTCGGTGATTTTGCTAAATATTTCAATCTTAACATTGAATATAACTGCAAGGTGAGTAAAGTATCGAAAAATAAAACCTTTACAGTTTATGATCAGAACGGTAATTGCTACAAATCAAAAAGGCTAATCATTGCTTCAGGTACTGCTATTCCATATGTTCCGAATATACCTGGAATTGAGTATGCTGAAAACTATACTGATATATCCATTGATGCAGATGACTTTGCTAATCAGCGTGTCTTGATTATCGGCAAAGGGAATTCTGGTTTTGAAACTGCAGATAACTTGGTTAGCACTACTTCACTGCTTCACATTGCAAGTCCTAATCCCATCTCTATGGCATGGAAGACTAAGTATGTTGGTCATCTGAGAGCCGTTAACAATAATTTGCTCGATACATATCAATTAAAATCACAGAATGTTTTAATTGATGCAGATATAGAAAATATTGAGTATGTCCAGGGAGAATATATTGTACATTTTGATTATTCGCATGCTGATGGTGAAAAAGAAACTTTAGTTTATGATCGCGTAATTGTTTGTACAGGCTTTAAATTTGATGATTCAATTTTTGATGATTCTTGCAAACCAGAATTAACTATCAATCAAAGGTTCCCTAATCAAACTAGTGAGTGGGAGTCAACTAATGTGCCAGATCTATACTTTGCTGGGGTCTTGATGCACATGCGTGACTTTAAGAAAAAGCAGTCTGGCTTCATTCATGGTTTTCGTTACAATATCCGAGCACTTCATAATATTCTTGAGAAGAAATATTATAGTCAATCCCTTCCTCATCAGTTGATTAGTACAGATGCTGGCAAATTCACTGATTTAATCTTAAACCGAGTTAATTCAAGTTCTGGTTTATGGCAGCAAACTGGTTATCTTTGTGATGTCATTGTTGTGTCTAATGATGGTAGCTCTGCAAATTATTATCAGGATATTCCCGTCGATTACGTAACTGAGAAATCATTGAGTAGAAATAATCATTACTACACAATTACTTTGGAATTTGGCTTAGACATAATTAATGCTAGCCCAGATCCCTTTGCAGTTGATAGAATCCACAAAGATGATTTAGCAAGAGCTGAGTTGAGTTCTGGTATTCACCCTATTATTCGACGTTACTGTCAGGGTGCCTTAATTGCTGAGCATCATGTCATTGAAGATATCGCTAGTGAATGGAAAGAAGAGGTTCATATTCAACCACTGTCACAATTCCTGACAGAGCAGCTGGCTCACTCTCAAGGCATCGGAGCCCGTCTCCTTGAAGCAGGGCTGCTAACTTCAGAACAGCTAGAAGTAGCCTTAGCAGAACAAGAACTGCAAGCCACCGCTCGTTTAGGAGAGGTTATCCAAAAACGGGGTTGGGTGAAAGAGCGAACCATTCAGTTCTTATTGAACCAAGTCAATAAAACGCTAGTGGACAATCCTGAGTTAAGTACCTGTGCTCAGCTGGGAGCCAATCTAGTTGAAGCAGGTTTAGCGACATCAACGCAAGTCGATCAAGCATTACTAGAGCAGCAAACCTCTAACAAACGCTTAGGAGAAATTTTAGTGAATCATGGTTGGGTGACACCACAAACCATTGAATACATGATGAAACATCTTGCCAAGCCAACTACGGCTACTCAACCAGAAGTCGCTGTCTTGAATTAA